Proteins from a single region of Primulina tabacum isolate GXHZ01 chromosome 5, ASM2559414v2, whole genome shotgun sequence:
- the LOC142547283 gene encoding uncharacterized protein LOC142547283 isoform X2, with protein MTEELKRSGSRAFVALPMKNPDDRLSSSGSIPVGVSGKKIVIKSADMKEDMQKEAVDVAIAAFEKHNVEKDVAESIKKVFDKKHGPTWHCIVGKNFGEHCDQETGCNAPKI; from the exons ATGACCGAGGAGTTGAAGAGGAGCGGCAGCCGAGCGTTCGTGGCGCTGCCGATGAAAAACCCCGACGATCGCTTGTCTTCATCTGGGTCGATTCCTGTAGGAGTTTCCGGCAAGAAAATCGTAATCAAGAGCGCAGATATGAAGGAGGATATGCAGAAAGAAGCTGTGGACGTTGCCATAGCT GCGTTTGAGAAGCATAATGTGGAGAAGGATGTCGCCGAGAGCATAAAGAAGGTGTTCGACAAGAAACATGGCCCCACTTGGCATTGCATTGTTGGCAAGAATTTCG gtgagcattgtGATCAGGAGACTGGatgtaatgccccgaaaatttaa
- the LOC142547283 gene encoding uncharacterized protein LOC142547283 isoform X1, with protein MTEELKRSGSRAFVALPMKNPDDRLSSSGSIPVGVSGKKIVIKSADMKEDMQKEAVDVAIAAFEKHNVEKDVAESIKKVFDKKHGPTWHCIVGKNFGSYVTHETNHFVYFYLDSKAVLLFKSG; from the exons ATGACCGAGGAGTTGAAGAGGAGCGGCAGCCGAGCGTTCGTGGCGCTGCCGATGAAAAACCCCGACGATCGCTTGTCTTCATCTGGGTCGATTCCTGTAGGAGTTTCCGGCAAGAAAATCGTAATCAAGAGCGCAGATATGAAGGAGGATATGCAGAAAGAAGCTGTGGACGTTGCCATAGCT GCGTTTGAGAAGCATAATGTGGAGAAGGATGTCGCCGAGAGCATAAAGAAGGTGTTCGACAAGAAACATGGCCCCACTTGGCATTGCATTGTTGGCAAGAATTTCG GTTCTTATGTGACTCATGAGACAAATCACTTCGTCTACTTCTACTTGGATTCCAAAGCAGTACTCTTGTTCAAATCCGGCTGA